From the genome of Candidatus Binatus sp.:
GAAGCCTTCGAGCAACTTGAGCTGCTGAAGGAAGACAGGACCCTGCGACCATGGCCCGCACTTGAAGACCGTGGCGCCGCGATAGTCCGCGCTCACGGGCGATTCGATTCGAGTGGTGAAGCGCTCGAGGTCGGAGGCGGCGAGCAAGCCGCCGTTGGCGTCGGACCAGGCGACGATTTCGCGCGCAATGTCGCCCCGATAGAAGCGCTCGCGCGCGGCGTCGAGGCCGGCTTGGCGCCCACGATTCCTTGCGGCTGACTCGGCATCGAGCACACGCTTGAAAAAGTTGGCAAGCGCCGGATTCTTGAGCACGCTTCCGGGCTGCGGGACTTTGCCATCGGGCAGATAAACGCGCGCTGAAGACGGCCATTTGGCAAGGAACCGCCGGGCATTGCTCCGGATCGACGCGCCCGCCCCAGCGACCGCATCGTCAGGGCCGCCAGCCTCGCCAGACAGTCCCACGTGCATCGGGAAACCGTCGCCCGCAAGTTCCAGCGCCGGCTCAAGAACGTCGGCCAGAGATTTGGTCCCGAAATCTCTTAGCGCAGTCACCAACGCGTCGAAGGCTGCGGGGACACCGGCGGCAAGCAGCCCGGTCCCAGGGATCAGTTCGAGACCCAGCGAACGGTAATGGGCAATTGTCGCGCGCTCTGGCGCCATCATATTGCCGTTGATTGCGACCACGCGGCGGGCAGATGCCGAATAAATCAGCATTGGCGCCTCACCGCCGATCGTATGCATGTGCGGGTTGACGACGCCCTCGACGAATGTTGCAGCGACGGCAGCGTCGGTGGCATTTCCGCCACGAGCGAAAATTCGCGCACCGGCAGAGGTGGAAAGATAGTGCTCCGTCGCAAGTATCGCGCGCCGGCCCATTACGAGCGGATACATTGTAGGCATCTGATTAGTGCTTTCCTGAGCTGGGTTTCGTCATCGGATCGATCCGGAGCGCGGTTTTCCGAGGTTTGTCTTCCCGGTGCTTATCTGAACATCAAATCCCGAACTTAGCAAAAAGATGCCTGTAATCGGTCAGTGCAGTACCGCGAATCGGAAACGCAGACCAGGGCGTCAATGCTCAAATCTCGTCGAGAAAACATGAAAACCGTTGATTTACGCGGTTTTCCACAGCTCTGGATAAATGAAACGCGGACCCCTGCCAGACGTATAAATATTAGGCCCAAAGATTGCTAGTATTAGAGTCAGGATGAGGGTGTCGGTCGATGGCCAGGAGGAAGTGGAGGGGTAGAAATATGATGAGCAGCATAAACACAGCGAAATTGGTCGGAAGGCATTGCAAGCTGCAGAAACCCGTGCGCGACCACGATGGGCGCAGTCGATTCAGCGAACAACCACGCATCCTGCGTGAGGTAAATAATCTGGACCGGCGCATGTATCTGGTGCAATTCGACGACGGCGCCACCACGTTCCTCTTTCCGGACGAAGTAGTAATCCAGTAGCAGGTCTGCGGCGCACAACGCCGTTCACCGTTCACACGCAATGGATGCGCCGGTTAGCGAGTCTTAGCCGCGGCGCTCCAGGTCGAGAAAGTCGCGGGCGCGATAAAGCGCGACGATTGTCTTCGCATCGACGATGTCGCCGCGACGAATCATCGCAAACGTCTCCTGGAAGGGCACGCGGCTGACGGCGATCACCTCGTCGTGATCGAGCGTGCCCGCTCCCGCTGACAACTCGCGCGCCAGGTAGAGCTCGATTCGCTCGTCGCAGAAACTTGGAATCGTGATAATCGACCCAAGATGGTCCCATCGCGCGGCCGCGACGCTGGCCTCTTCGCCGAGTTCGCGCCGCGCGCATCCGAGCGCGTCCTCGCCGGCGTTGCGGCATCCCGCGGGAACCTCCCACATCCAGCCGCCGATCGCGTGCCGATACTGACGCAGCATCGCAACATTCAGGTCGGGATCAGAATCGAGTGCGACGATCGCGCTGGCGCCGGGATGGCGAATGACGGCGAGATCGACCTGCACGCCTCCGGGCAGCGTCGCGTTCTCGACGCCGAAGTCAACGACACCCAATTTGAGAACTGGCCGGCGATTTGAAGACATTGTGCATCAAGAATGTGCGCGCGGCCTGAGCCGCGCAAGCGCCGCGCGGGATGCCCGAGCCAATTGCAGGCGATGCTTGAACGGGAGATTATCGGAGTCAGCGCGAACGGATGGCGTCGCGAAAATATGAGCCGGATTCGGATTCCAATCTACTTCGATTACGCCTCGACGCTTTGCTACATCGCGTGGCGAATCGTCGCCGAGCTCGAGGACGAACTCGGCTTCGAGGCGCTGTGGAAGGCCGTGCCGATCGCGACGCGCGATTTTCGCTTCAAGCCCGGCCGCGTGCTGGGCGAGCGCGAGCGGCAAAAGGTACTGCTGGTCGCGGCGGAGACGGGCATTTGCGTTGCGCCGCCGCCGAGCTGGATCGATTCGATGCCCGCGCTGCAAGGATCGGAAATCGCGCGTGACGCGGGCGTTTTCCCGGCGTATCACGAAGCGGTCTTTCGCGCGGCATTCGAGCAAGGCACCGATATCGCGGATCACGGAGTGCTCGACGCGATTGCACAGCGCGCCGGCATCGATCGATCGAAGTTTCGCGCAGCGCTCGACAGCGGAGCGATGTCCGCGCGGCTGGCCGAGCACAAGCGCGAGGCCGACGAGTTTTCCGCGCTCGGTTTCCCGACGTTTATCCTGGGCGAGTTCCCGATGATTGGGATACAGCCGATCGAATCGATGCGCCTGTTGCTCGGCCGCTTCATCCGTCAGCGCGCCGAGGAACCGCAAGCCTAGCGCGCCAGGAACACCGGGCAGGGCGAGTTGCGCAGCACGAACTCAGTGGTCGAGCCGAGCACCATCTCGATAATCCTGCTGTGCCCGTAGGCGCCGATGAAGAGCAGGTCGGCATCGTGCTCTTTGAGGAACTTCACAATTTCCTCGTTGGCGTGACCCTGCAGCAGCTTGAACTCGGCCTTGGGCGTGTAGTTCTCGAAGTAGGTGCGCGCTTCGGCCAGAGTCCGCTCGCCCAGCTTGGGATCGCGCGCGCAGGTAATGACGGTTATCGGAACGCCGAGGCCGTTGGCGATTTCCGCCGCCGAGCGCATCGCGCGCGATGCGCGTTCGCTGCCGTCGTACGCCAGCACGGGGCGTTTGACCTCGCGAAATCGCCTCGGCGAGATGAACAGCTGGCGTGGAGATTTGCGCGCAACGCTTTCCGCCGTCGAACCCAAAAGCCCGGTCGAGAACTTTTCGTTGACGCCGCGATGGCCGATCATCACGAGATCGGCGCTGCGCGCCCGCTCGCAAATCTGGTTGGC
Proteins encoded in this window:
- a CDS encoding NUDIX hydrolase, producing MGVVDFGVENATLPGGVQVDLAVIRHPGASAIVALDSDPDLNVAMLRQYRHAIGGWMWEVPAGCRNAGEDALGCARRELGEEASVAAARWDHLGSIITIPSFCDERIELYLARELSAGAGTLDHDEVIAVSRVPFQETFAMIRRGDIVDAKTIVALYRARDFLDLERRG
- a CDS encoding gamma-glutamyltransferase family protein, with amino-acid sequence MPTMYPLVMGRRAILATEHYLSTSAGARIFARGGNATDAAVAATFVEGVVNPHMHTIGGEAPMLIYSASARRVVAINGNMMAPERATIAHYRSLGLELIPGTGLLAAGVPAAFDALVTALRDFGTKSLADVLEPALELAGDGFPMHVGLSGEAGGPDDAVAGAGASIRSNARRFLAKWPSSARVYLPDGKVPQPGSVLKNPALANFFKRVLDAESAARNRGRQAGLDAARERFYRGDIAREIVAWSDANGGLLAASDLERFTTRIESPVSADYRGATVFKCGPWSQGPVFLQQLKLLEGFDLAAMGHNSAGYIHTVIEAAKLSFADREAYYGDPEFIDVPIAGLLSDRYAAIRRELIDSGRASMDQRPGDPIAMRALRGAPAAGARPWGAGTIHVAAADRDGNMIAVTASGGWIPSSPVIDALGFPLGTRMQTFYLDERHPNALEPGKRPRTTLSPSLAMVKGEPYLAFGTEGGDQQDQWMLQFFLNVVDFGMDLQAAIEAPKFSTLHFRSTFSPHDNRPGVLRIEDRIPASVRDALAARGHQIEVRPPWSEGHVLAVQIDTKSGVLSGGADPRGQAAPVMPAQVIGW
- a CDS encoding universal stress protein, which encodes MIKKILVGIDTSEHSHNAQAYAFYFARIFNASLIGLHVVDIVSIEGSFFHDISGSLGLEPYLDFSSKMREVLTARGRGALDEFAAAARRENIAVETVIDMGIVANQICERARSADLVMIGHRGVNEKFSTGLLGSTAESVARKSPRQLFISPRRFREVKRPVLAYDGSERASRAMRSAAEIANGLGVPITVITCARDPKLGERTLAEARTYFENYTPKAEFKLLQGHANEEIVKFLKEHDADLLFIGAYGHSRIIEMVLGSTTEFVLRNSPCPVFLAR
- a CDS encoding DsbA family oxidoreductase yields the protein MCARPEPRKRRAGCPSQLQAMLEREIIGVSANGWRRENMSRIRIPIYFDYASTLCYIAWRIVAELEDELGFEALWKAVPIATRDFRFKPGRVLGERERQKVLLVAAETGICVAPPPSWIDSMPALQGSEIARDAGVFPAYHEAVFRAAFEQGTDIADHGVLDAIAQRAGIDRSKFRAALDSGAMSARLAEHKREADEFSALGFPTFILGEFPMIGIQPIESMRLLLGRFIRQRAEEPQA